In Lactuca sativa cultivar Salinas chromosome 5, Lsat_Salinas_v11, whole genome shotgun sequence, the DNA window TGGTTCAGATGGTGGATGAATTGGTCCACATATATTACCTTTAATTCTTTCTAGAAATCTAGGTGACTCCCTTTCAACTTTCATTGGAGAATGTTTTATAATTAACTTTCCAAGGGAACAAGATGTACATAGTCTTATGCTACCGGACTGAGGGAACTTTTGGTCCTTCAATGGGTCCCCATGCGTTTTCTCAATTAATCTTCGCATCATTGTTAATCCTGGGTGGCCCAACCTATCATGCCATAAACTGAATGTCCCAGGATCACAATGGTTTTCTTTAACTACCATATTTTATTCattcatatgtatatatgtataatgcaAACCATAATCAAGTGTTGGTAGTTTTTCAAGCACACGATTTTGTctataatatacatatatttctTCTTTTTAATGGTCACAGTTTTTGTGTCATATCCTTAGAAATATATGTCATTGAaaattagtaagtttctattaGACTTTGGATAAAATAAGGCATTTTCTATACAAAACTTCGTACCATTTAGTAATACAAATTAGGCGGTTCCATTCCCCTCTATCAAGTCTGTAGGACCTGATATTGTATGTATGACTGTTTTTGTTGGcactaattttgaaaaatatttctttgatTTCAAAATAGTATGCGTACTACCACTATCTTCTATGTAAAGATCTCCAACATTTTCTTGGTGTTGTGCTCCAGTTGGACTCATATTAAACTTCACATATGAAAGAAATAATAAGCCAATAAACATACTcacaataattattataaataaacttcattTATTTTAGGAAAGGCATTACATGAAAAACAAAGGAAGGAAAAATAGGTTTACAAGAACAACAACATAAATTTTTAGTTTATATCTTCCATGTCATTGCAGAAATCAGCAACAATTAGCGGAGTGCGTTCAACATTATCAATGAGGTTTgcttcttttccttttcctttaatgGACTCTCGATAAAGTTGACAAAGATGCGCAGGTGTGCGACAAGTCCTTGACCAATGTCCTGTGCGACCACATCTATAACATGAACCATTAGATTTTTCTGATGTCCCAACATCATGCCTTGCTACTTTGGCCTTTTCTTGTGTATGGTAATTATTCCTTTTTTGTCCACGACCACAATTATTTCCTTTTCTGCTACCAAAATTATGGTTTTGCTTATGGCTTTGGTTTCGATTAAAATAGCCACGCCCTCGTCCTAGACCACAGCCACATCCTCATCCACACGTATTGTTTTGATAACCATCAGTATATGTAGCATTTGCTTCAGGAAGTGCTACTGATCCCATTGGAAGAGATTCATGGTTTTTCATCAAGAGCTCATTATTTTGCTCTGCAacaagtaggcatgcattcagtTCGGAATATTTTGTGAGCTTTTGCAACCGATATTGTTGCATTAAGGTAATGTTTGttgcatgaaatgtggagtatGTTTTCTCCAACATATCGTTATCAGTAACTTCTTGTCCACAATACTAAAGTTGTGAAAATATT includes these proteins:
- the LOC128126097 gene encoding uncharacterized protein LOC128126097; translated protein: MLEKTYSTFHATNITLMQQYRLQKLTKYSELNACLLVAEQNNELLMKNHESLPMGSVALPEANATYTDGYQNNTKGNNCGRGQKRNNYHTQEKAKVARHDVGTSEKSNGSCYRCGRTGHWSRTCRTPAHLCQLYRESIKGKGKEANLIDNVERTPLIVADFCNDMEDIN